A single genomic interval of Prochlorococcus marinus XMU1406 harbors:
- a CDS encoding DUF1651 domain-containing protein → MTLGGANVWTNFSYGYRNESPSGWLLSPSRSRLILFTRNKKSPRNNMRIFAHTYYANNLGEPMAIKSSTQMYLDNAWDKWHDLQLEGWTFEELELPESV, encoded by the coding sequence ATGACTTTAGGAGGAGCTAATGTTTGGACTAATTTTTCTTACGGTTATCGTAATGAGTCCCCAAGTGGTTGGTTGCTTAGCCCAAGCCGCAGCAGATTAATTTTATTTACAAGGAATAAAAAATCTCCAAGAAATAATATGAGAATCTTTGCTCATACTTATTATGCAAATAATCTTGGTGAGCCAATGGCAATTAAATCATCAACTCAAATGTATTTGGATAATGCTTGGGATAAATGGCATGACCTTCAATTAGAAGGTTGGACTTTTGAAGAACTTGAATTACCTGAATCAGTATGA
- a CDS encoding TIGR02450 family Trp-rich protein: MKWPPTLCWTAPKNINGNRHFQVKAYGGKNEDRWVDIFPTKNKKDIKRISWTKLKSEWTSGWLRLPKDKD; encoded by the coding sequence ATGAAATGGCCTCCTACTCTTTGTTGGACAGCACCAAAAAATATTAATGGTAATAGGCATTTTCAAGTTAAAGCTTATGGTGGTAAAAATGAAGATAGATGGGTTGATATTTTTCCTACCAAAAATAAAAAAGATATTAAAAGGATCTCATGGACAAAACTAAAATCAGAATGGACTTCTGGATGGTTAAGGCTCCCAAAAGATAAAGATTAA
- a CDS encoding TPM domain-containing protein, which yields MPSKINYLLGIFLSILVLISHKPVFAINNPNLLPEEKTPVIDLAKTLSPNQKKSLEDKLNNLEIESGWKIKYLSQFESSPGSAIKDYWDLDDTSLLIVADPRGGNLLNFNVGEAYFNFMPRLFWVELQTRFGNQYYVKDHGEDGAVLDAINSVKICLERGGCQVVPGLPKEQYIWTLCTSILGGLVAGFASAPRKEGQVISIGFLALLSPLWGMLFGIFGLAPIISRTNDLLPLFKNGLAFTAAGIAGYILSQTLFSRYEKPKNT from the coding sequence ATGCCTTCAAAGATTAACTATTTATTGGGAATATTTCTATCTATATTAGTTTTAATTTCACATAAACCCGTTTTCGCTATAAATAATCCAAATCTCTTACCAGAAGAAAAAACACCTGTAATTGATTTAGCTAAAACATTAAGCCCTAATCAGAAAAAATCTTTAGAGGACAAGCTCAACAATCTAGAAATTGAAAGTGGGTGGAAAATTAAATATTTATCTCAGTTTGAGAGTTCTCCTGGTAGTGCAATAAAGGACTATTGGGATTTAGATGATACAAGTTTGTTGATAGTTGCAGATCCTAGAGGAGGAAATTTACTGAACTTTAATGTCGGAGAGGCTTATTTTAATTTTATGCCAAGGTTATTTTGGGTTGAACTTCAAACAAGATTTGGCAATCAATATTATGTGAAAGATCATGGTGAGGATGGCGCAGTATTAGATGCAATTAATTCCGTAAAGATTTGCCTTGAGAGAGGAGGGTGTCAAGTTGTCCCTGGCCTACCCAAAGAGCAATATATATGGACTTTATGTACATCTATTCTTGGAGGTTTAGTAGCAGGTTTCGCTTCTGCCCCAAGAAAAGAAGGTCAAGTCATATCAATTGGATTTTTAGCTCTTCTCTCTCCTTTATGGGGAATGTTATTTGGAATTTTTGGTTTGGCCCCTATAATATCCAGAACAAATGATTTATTACCACTATTTAAAAATGGTTTAGCATTTACAGCCGCAGGAATTGCGGGTTATATCTTGTCTCAAACATT
- a CDS encoding Notch domain-containing protein — protein MSNKFYEWWKNHRKVVTYGAFIILFGFYLFPIVKEAKYKNQCIKYSTKGALTKFNKDDIGETLLEETGLNIDELAKIEGYKNCIN, from the coding sequence GTGTCTAATAAATTTTATGAATGGTGGAAAAACCATAGAAAAGTTGTAACTTATGGAGCATTTATTATCTTGTTTGGTTTTTATTTATTCCCTATTGTAAAAGAAGCAAAATATAAAAACCAATGTATTAAGTATTCTACTAAGGGAGCATTAACTAAATTTAATAAAGACGATATAGGCGAAACTTTATTAGAAGAAACAGGTTTAAATATTGATGAACTAGCGAAGATTGAAGGTTATAAAAATTGCATTAATTAA
- the aroB gene encoding 3-dehydroquinate synthase — protein MNKRKILVPLGDKSYEVILEAGILNNISEELLKIGITKNRKILVISNEEISLLYGERFLNNLKDNKFQAKMFLIKAGESYKNLKTLSEIYDVAFEFGLDRNSVIIALGGGIVGDVSGFAAATWLRGIEYIQVPTTLLSMVDSSVGGKTGVNHPKGKNLIGAFNQPKAVFIDPETLKSLPKREFSAGMAEVIKYGVIRDKELFEYLEIEKNKNELMNLKNEYLIKIINSSIKTKSHIVSQDEHENGVRAILNYGHSFGHVIENLCGYGKFLHGEAISIGMDIAGKIAIEKGLWSKEELERQKLLLESYDLPTEIPIINKEDVLTILMGDKKVRNGKKRFILPREIGAVDIYDDVDDSLFLKFFS, from the coding sequence GTGAATAAGAGAAAAATATTAGTCCCGTTAGGTGATAAGTCATACGAAGTAATCCTAGAAGCAGGGATACTGAATAATATCAGCGAAGAACTTTTAAAAATTGGAATAACAAAGAATAGAAAAATACTTGTAATTTCAAATGAAGAAATATCACTTTTGTATGGTGAAAGATTCTTAAACAATTTAAAAGATAATAAATTTCAGGCCAAAATGTTCCTTATCAAGGCTGGAGAATCATATAAAAACTTAAAAACCTTAAGTGAAATATATGATGTTGCATTTGAATTTGGTTTAGACAGAAATTCAGTAATTATTGCCCTTGGAGGAGGAATTGTTGGAGACGTAAGTGGTTTTGCAGCTGCTACTTGGCTGAGAGGTATTGAATATATTCAGGTTCCAACAACATTATTATCAATGGTTGATTCATCTGTGGGAGGGAAAACAGGAGTAAATCATCCTAAAGGTAAAAATTTAATTGGAGCTTTCAATCAACCTAAAGCAGTTTTTATTGATCCAGAAACTTTAAAAAGTTTGCCTAAAAGAGAATTTAGTGCAGGCATGGCCGAAGTAATAAAATACGGAGTAATAAGAGATAAAGAACTTTTCGAATACTTAGAAATTGAAAAAAACAAGAATGAACTTATGAATCTCAAGAATGAATATCTTATTAAAATAATTAATAGTTCAATTAAAACAAAGTCTCATATTGTTTCTCAAGACGAACATGAAAATGGTGTTAGAGCAATATTGAATTATGGTCATTCTTTTGGTCACGTTATTGAAAATTTATGTGGATACGGAAAATTTCTTCATGGTGAGGCAATATCAATTGGTATGGATATTGCTGGGAAAATAGCAATTGAGAAAGGGTTATGGTCTAAAGAAGAATTAGAGAGACAGAAACTTCTCTTAGAAAGTTACGATCTTCCTACCGAGATCCCCATAATAAATAAAGAAGACGTTTTAACAATACTTATGGGCGATAAAAAAGTTCGTAATGGCAAAAAAAGATTTATATTACCGAGAGAAATTGGTGCAGTTGATATATATGATGACGTAGATGATTCATTATTTTTAAAGTTTTTTTCTTAA
- a CDS encoding 5-(carboxyamino)imidazole ribonucleotide synthase yields the protein MSLKKNINGIKKNYSLGIIGGGQLALMLIEAAKKRDLEVCVQTKSCDDPAGLKADHVIEADPLKIRGNKSLINECEKIIFENEWIKIDKLNLIGNNDIFVPSLNAIKPLVDRFSQKKLIDRMNIPCPKWTSIEDFKNLPDEEINDWTFPLMAKSNKGGYDGKGNKKIKTKEDLDSFLIENNTDEWLLEEWIEYEKELALVGSRDRTGNIRFFPIVETFQSNHVCDWVLAPAINEYDLNLFAINIFSSIVNELNYVGVLAIEFFYGDNGLLINEIAPRTHNSAHFSIEACTSSQFDQYVCISSGIRPPEIKMNCEGAIMINLLGLKKNFPISMDTRVKMLSEIEGSNIHFYGKSREILGRKMAHITFLLNGKTHSERYDEAQVLLTMVRDIWPSPNA from the coding sequence ATGAGTCTTAAAAAAAATATAAACGGTATTAAGAAAAATTATTCCCTAGGAATAATTGGAGGCGGTCAACTGGCTTTGATGTTGATTGAGGCAGCAAAAAAAAGAGATCTAGAAGTATGTGTGCAAACAAAATCTTGTGATGATCCTGCGGGTTTAAAAGCAGATCACGTCATAGAAGCTGATCCTTTAAAGATAAGAGGTAATAAATCATTAATTAATGAGTGTGAAAAAATAATTTTTGAAAATGAATGGATAAAAATTGATAAATTAAATTTAATTGGCAATAACGATATTTTTGTTCCAAGCCTTAATGCAATTAAGCCTTTAGTAGATAGGTTTTCTCAAAAAAAATTAATAGATAGGATGAATATCCCCTGTCCAAAATGGACAAGTATTGAGGATTTTAAAAATCTCCCTGATGAGGAAATCAATGATTGGACTTTTCCTCTAATGGCAAAATCAAATAAAGGTGGATATGACGGTAAAGGGAACAAAAAAATAAAGACAAAAGAAGATTTAGATTCTTTTTTAATAGAGAATAATACTGATGAATGGTTACTAGAAGAATGGATAGAGTATGAAAAAGAACTAGCTCTTGTTGGTTCGAGAGATAGAACAGGTAATATAAGATTCTTTCCAATCGTTGAGACATTCCAATCGAATCATGTTTGTGACTGGGTTCTTGCACCTGCGATAAATGAATATGATTTGAACTTATTTGCAATAAATATTTTCTCTTCAATAGTCAATGAACTTAATTACGTTGGAGTTTTGGCTATTGAATTCTTCTATGGAGATAATGGGCTTTTAATTAACGAAATAGCTCCTAGAACACATAACTCAGCTCATTTCTCTATTGAAGCTTGTACTTCAAGTCAGTTTGATCAATATGTTTGCATTTCTTCTGGGATAAGACCACCTGAAATTAAAATGAACTGTGAAGGGGCAATTATGATAAATCTACTGGGGTTAAAAAAGAATTTCCCAATTTCAATGGATACAAGAGTTAAAATGTTATCTGAAATTGAGGGTTCTAATATTCATTTTTATGGCAAATCTCGAGAAATTCTGGGAAGGAAAATGGCTCATATTACATTTTTATTAAATGGTAAAACGCATTCAGAAAGATATGATGAGGCACAAGTATTATTAACTATGGTAAGAGACATTTGGCCATCTCCAAATGCATAA
- a CDS encoding DUF1651 domain-containing protein produces MTSGVANVRTNFYRSSLIDPPTGWLFNQKSGLLIFFESYKKYVSNNLKVYTHLFYANELGEPAQLKNSRLHSIECACETWNELISGGWQIVTNKFQ; encoded by the coding sequence ATGACTTCAGGAGTCGCTAATGTTCGGACTAATTTTTATCGTAGCAGCCTTATTGACCCCCCAACTGGCTGGCTGTTTAACCAAAAAAGTGGTTTATTAATTTTTTTTGAGAGTTATAAGAAATATGTTTCTAATAACTTAAAAGTATATACTCACCTTTTCTATGCAAATGAATTAGGTGAACCAGCCCAACTTAAAAATTCAAGACTTCATTCTATTGAGTGTGCTTGTGAAACATGGAATGAATTAATTTCAGGAGGTTGGCAAATTGTTACTAATAAATTCCAGTAA
- a CDS encoding SAM-dependent methyltransferase, producing MNSLPANNTDWIVKKIIKMGGTISFYNFMNFALNDPINGYYGSGKAELGFRGDFVTSPSLSDDFAFLAGKQIEDWLIQFKSSFLSNQKLAVVEFGAGDGTFMSGLIKYFLENNKNFLEGVSFVIIEPNQGMVKKQKNKLEEFLNLGIDISWKGLEEVEENNINGIVLANEVLDALPVERITFSKGKLHRQAVSVDKKSHKLFFDEMPITSELKKSIELAKRELGITIPPEDALEGWTTEWHIENSKWLEAIYGKINNGILLIIDYAKEAKKYYTSNNSDGMIVSYENQKMMNNVLDSPGNCDLTSHVCIEALINDAETLGFNTVGITKQGEALLALGLAERLYGIQKEFKEDLSNALLRREALLRLVDPLCLGDFKWFVFNKFKEKEMNINSTCLR from the coding sequence ATGAATAGCTTACCCGCGAATAATACAGATTGGATAGTAAAAAAAATAATAAAAATGGGTGGGACTATAAGTTTTTATAACTTTATGAATTTTGCTTTAAATGATCCAATTAATGGTTATTACGGAAGTGGTAAAGCTGAGTTAGGCTTTCGAGGGGATTTCGTCACATCACCTTCTTTATCTGATGATTTTGCTTTTTTGGCTGGTAAACAAATAGAAGATTGGCTAATTCAGTTCAAAAGTAGTTTTTTATCTAATCAAAAATTAGCTGTAGTTGAATTTGGAGCTGGAGATGGAACCTTTATGAGCGGATTAATTAAATATTTTTTAGAAAATAACAAGAATTTTTTGGAAGGAGTTTCTTTTGTAATTATTGAACCTAATCAAGGGATGGTAAAAAAACAAAAAAATAAATTGGAGGAATTTTTAAACTTAGGTATTGATATTTCATGGAAAGGTTTGGAAGAAGTAGAGGAAAATAATATAAATGGAATAGTTCTTGCAAATGAGGTTTTAGATGCTTTGCCAGTAGAGAGAATAACCTTCTCAAAAGGAAAATTACATCGACAAGCAGTTTCTGTAGACAAAAAATCTCATAAATTATTTTTTGATGAAATGCCAATTACAAGTGAATTGAAAAAAAGTATTGAACTTGCTAAACGTGAGTTGGGAATCACTATTCCGCCTGAAGATGCCCTAGAAGGATGGACGACAGAATGGCATATAGAAAACTCAAAATGGTTAGAAGCTATTTATGGAAAAATTAATAATGGTATTTTATTGATAATTGATTACGCTAAAGAAGCTAAAAAATACTACACCTCTAACAATTCTGATGGAATGATAGTTTCTTATGAAAATCAAAAAATGATGAATAATGTCCTAGATTCTCCTGGAAATTGCGATTTAACATCTCATGTTTGCATAGAAGCTTTAATTAATGATGCTGAGACTCTTGGATTTAATACAGTTGGAATAACTAAACAGGGAGAGGCTTTGTTGGCACTTGGATTAGCAGAGAGACTTTATGGAATTCAGAAAGAATTTAAGGAGGATTTGTCAAATGCCCTTTTAAGAAGAGAGGCATTACTTAGACTCGTCGACCCTCTCTGTCTAGGTGATTTTAAGTGGTTTGTTTTTAATAAGTTTAAGGAGAAGGAAATGAATATAAATTCAACTTGTTTGCGTTAA
- a CDS encoding chlorophyll a/b-binding protein, producing the protein MDALTSFIVVIIAITIQFSLYAIKRLQEPLEPNYLIDKNSIKIKNYMGKFWKNAEITNGRLAMIGFLALIINYGFFGWIIPGFI; encoded by the coding sequence ATGGATGCTCTTACTAGTTTTATAGTTGTTATCATTGCAATCACAATTCAATTTTCTTTATACGCCATCAAAAGGTTGCAGGAACCTTTAGAACCAAATTATTTGATAGATAAAAATTCGATAAAAATTAAAAACTACATGGGTAAATTTTGGAAAAATGCCGAAATAACAAATGGGAGATTAGCTATGATTGGTTTTTTAGCTTTAATAATAAACTACGGTTTTTTTGGCTGGATAATACCTGGTTTTATTTAA
- a CDS encoding S1C family serine protease, producing the protein MKRIKATLISLSYLAFIGISSTYAPEISAVKINCESPVHRGKHKDCVDKDGNPRRKELIDPDTGLSVVELESDILWNRVPKRRKVPYGQIVKLVSGFDKSIEYVVYDRNYKFSYPYESTVFTKWSTDYVRGLWSLKAGCGLLACSYGYETAGGEIPSPLEIKFAGKTYSLYGDDGIFMLPNAFVNDVKNAKSYDGLSIRVDKTVVPIGEETVEKMSALYKKSIKQWKIPKINIAIKSIKEKPSIREIAGGSLPSVVTVKAGSSQGTGFFVTDDGKLITNRHVVSGSYNKEILIETVSGRSYKGKVIFVSRDDDFAIISVSGTNLPKALPICYSNYPTAGEDVIALGSPLGLSNTVTRGIVSAVRRSGNDFDSIVMAGSSLIQTDAAINPGNSGGPLLNENGEVIGVNTFGKTSSEGLNFAVSIVDLLQRIKVKRPGGLDSFDMKLNSCGNKFN; encoded by the coding sequence GTGAAAAGAATAAAAGCTACTTTAATCTCTCTTTCTTATCTTGCTTTTATTGGAATCTCTTCAACTTACGCACCAGAAATATCTGCCGTTAAGATAAATTGCGAATCTCCAGTACATAGAGGTAAGCATAAAGATTGCGTTGATAAAGATGGCAATCCAAGAAGAAAAGAACTTATTGATCCTGATACAGGATTATCAGTTGTTGAACTGGAAAGTGATATTTTATGGAATAGAGTCCCAAAAAGAAGAAAAGTTCCTTACGGACAAATTGTAAAATTAGTTTCTGGATTCGATAAATCTATTGAATATGTAGTTTATGACAGGAACTACAAATTTAGTTACCCTTATGAATCAACTGTTTTTACAAAATGGAGTACTGACTACGTAAGGGGATTATGGTCATTAAAAGCAGGTTGCGGATTATTAGCATGTTCCTATGGATATGAGACTGCGGGAGGAGAAATACCATCTCCATTAGAAATTAAATTTGCAGGTAAAACTTATTCTTTATATGGAGATGATGGAATATTTATGTTGCCGAATGCATTTGTAAATGATGTAAAAAATGCCAAATCATATGATGGCTTATCAATAAGAGTAGATAAAACAGTAGTTCCTATCGGAGAAGAAACAGTAGAAAAAATGTCTGCTCTTTATAAAAAATCTATTAAGCAATGGAAAATTCCAAAAATAAACATAGCTATTAAATCAATTAAAGAAAAACCCTCAATTAGAGAAATAGCAGGGGGATCACTTCCAAGTGTTGTAACAGTAAAAGCAGGAAGTAGCCAAGGCACTGGATTTTTTGTTACTGATGATGGGAAATTAATTACAAATAGACATGTGGTAAGCGGATCTTATAACAAAGAAATCCTAATTGAGACTGTTTCCGGAAGAAGTTACAAAGGCAAGGTAATTTTTGTAAGTAGAGACGATGACTTTGCAATTATTAGTGTTTCTGGAACTAACCTACCAAAAGCTCTTCCTATTTGTTACTCAAACTACCCAACGGCTGGTGAAGATGTCATTGCATTAGGCTCTCCTCTAGGTTTATCAAATACCGTCACCAGAGGAATAGTAAGTGCCGTAAGAAGATCTGGAAATGATTTTGATTCTATTGTTATGGCTGGTTCCTCTTTAATTCAAACTGATGCAGCAATAAATCCAGGAAATAGTGGAGGTCCCTTATTAAATGAGAATGGTGAAGTAATTGGTGTAAATACTTTTGGTAAAACTTCTAGTGAAGGTTTAAATTTTGCTGTATCAATAGTCGATTTACTTCAACGAATAAAAGTGAAAAGACCAGGCGGACTAGATTCATTTGATATGAAATTAAACTCTTGTGGAAATAAATTTAATTGA
- a CDS encoding NAD-dependent DNA ligase has translation MKTYLEERIEWYDDNYRNGNALISDKQFDQLEKNLLRTNPNCDYFKKKNKLVLPSLEKDSLDDFLKGLLVDTRLLIEPKIDGCAVALQYRDGTLEKAISRKGSDITIKLIKVQDIPTNLPLRGVLQVRGELFAPNQCPNISQRFASGYLRAKEGFSESLSFCAFQILNSTLNQYESKKSLSELGFTIPQDISCNYTSQVQVFRKMWLEGKLFRKYPTDGIVVKINSRKLQLMREKSNLDYPYWQVAIKS, from the coding sequence ATGAAGACTTATTTAGAAGAACGCATTGAATGGTATGACGATAATTATAGAAATGGTAATGCTTTAATTTCTGATAAGCAGTTCGACCAACTTGAAAAGAATTTATTAAGAACAAACCCTAATTGTGATTACTTTAAAAAGAAAAATAAACTAGTTTTACCTTCATTAGAAAAGGATTCATTAGATGATTTTTTAAAAGGATTATTAGTAGATACCAGATTATTAATTGAACCGAAAATTGATGGTTGTGCTGTTGCTTTGCAATATAGAGATGGAACCTTGGAGAAAGCAATATCAAGAAAAGGGTCAGACATTACTATTAAACTTATTAAAGTCCAAGACATTCCCACTAATCTCCCTTTACGAGGAGTTCTTCAAGTTAGAGGTGAATTATTTGCGCCCAACCAATGTCCAAATATTTCCCAGAGATTCGCTTCTGGATATCTAAGAGCTAAAGAAGGATTTTCTGAAAGTCTTAGCTTCTGCGCATTTCAAATACTAAATTCAACACTTAACCAATATGAGTCCAAAAAAAGTCTTTCGGAGCTGGGCTTCACGATCCCTCAGGATATTTCATGTAACTATACGAGCCAAGTTCAAGTATTTAGAAAAATGTGGCTAGAAGGGAAGCTTTTTAGGAAATATCCCACAGATGGAATAGTAGTAAAGATAAACTCTAGAAAATTGCAATTAATGAGAGAAAAATCAAATTTAGATTATCCTTATTGGCAAGTGGCAATAAAAAGTTGA